From the Salarias fasciatus chromosome 16, fSalaFa1.1, whole genome shotgun sequence genome, one window contains:
- the atf2 gene encoding cyclic AMP-dependent transcription factor ATF-2: MSDDKPFQCTAPGCGQRFTNEDHLAVHKHKHEMTLKFGPARNDGVIIADQTPTPTRFLKNCEEVGLFNELASPFDHDFKKAAEDDIKKLPLDLSPLATPIIRNKIEEPTTVETHRDSPLPHPESTTNDDKDLSLQPASLPTSTIVHPASLQVPNVLLATSEASVVIQQALPSPTSSSVITQVPSTNRPIVPVSGTFPVLLQLPNGQTMPVAIPASITSSSVHIPATIPLVRPVTVVPNVPGIPGPPSPQPQTVQSEAKLKLKATLSQQLPQVTNGDGGEVQSSAVTHTAAPASPAPPPTPAPAPAAVLTPAPAPHLATTEEPSTHSLQQPATSTTETPASPVPPAQNPPSTGGRRRRTTSEDPDEKRRKFLERNRAAASRCRQKRKVWVQSLEKKADDLSSMNGQLQNEVTLLRNEVAQLKQLLLAHKDCPVTAMQKKSGYHISDKDESCEEMSVPSSPQNEAIQHSSVSTSNGVSSSSSTTTPAASAPSGPATAAAANQSTEEGQSQPSGS; the protein is encoded by the exons AGATTCACAAATGAAGACCACTTGGCTGTCCACAAGCACAAACATGAGATGACCCTGAAGTTTGGCCCGGCGAGGAATGACGGCGTTATCATTGCTG ACCAGACCCCGACGCCCACCCGCTTCCTGAAGAACTGTGAAGAAGTCGGGCTTTTCAATGAACTCGCAAGTCCGTTTGACCATGACTTcaaaaaagcagcagaggatGACATTAAAAAG TTACCCCTGGACTTGTCGCCTCTCGCAACGCCAATCATACGCAACAAAATCGAAGAACCCACAACTGTGGAGACACATCGAGATAGTCCTCTGCCTCATCCAGAGTCTACAACAAATGATGACAag GACTTATCTTTGCAGCCAGCCTCACTGCCAACATCCACTATAGTCCATCCTGCATCCCTCCAAGTTCCCAATGTACTCCTAGCAACCTCAGAGGCTAGTGTTGTAATACAGCAAGCGCTCCCATCGCCAACATCTAGCTCTGTTATTACCCaagtcccatccactaataggCCTATAGT CCCAGTGTCTGGTACCTTCCCTGTCCTCTTACAGCTGCCTAATGGCCAGACCATGCCTGTCGCTATACCCGCGTCTATCACAAGCTCAAGTGTACATATTCCAGCTACAATCCCA CTTGTCAGACCTGTCACCGTCGTGCCTAACGTCCCCGGGATCCCAGGACCTCCTTCGCCACAGCCTCAGACCGTCCAATCAGAAGCAAAGCTG aAACTGAAAGCCACGTTAAGCCAGCAGCTTCCTCAGGTAACAAACGGAGATGGAGGTGAAGTCCAGAGCAGTGCCGTAACCCACACTGCGGCTCCAGCATCTCCCGCCCCGCCCCCGACTCCCGCCCCCGCCCCTGCCGCCGTCCTgactccggctccggctcctcACCTGGCCACGACAGAGGAGCCGTCAACACACTCCCTCCAGCAGCCGGCCACCTCCACCACAGAAACGCCG GCATCCCCGGTGCCCCCAGCGCAAAACCCTCCCAGCACAGGGGGCCGGCGGCGCAGAACCACGAGCGAAGACCCCGATGAGAAGCGGCGTAAGTTCCTGGAGCGTAACAGAGCGGCGGCTTCCCGCTGCCGGCAGAAGAGGAAAGTGTGGGTCCAGTCCCTGGAGAAGAAGGCCGACGACCTGAGCTCCATGAACGGACAACTACAG AATGAAGTCACCCTGCTGAGAAACGAAGTGGCtcagctgaagcagcttcttctgGCTCATAAAGATTGCCCTGTAACCGCCATGCAGAAGAAATCTGGCTATCACA TCTCCGACAAAGACGAGAGCTGCGAGGAGATGTCCGTCCCCAGCAGCCCCCAGAACGAGGCCATCCAGCACAGCTCCGTCAGCACCTCCAACGgggtcagctcctcctcctccaccaccaccccggCCGCCTCGGCCCCGTCCGgccccgccaccgccgccgcggCCAACCAGAGCACAGAGGAGGGCCAGTCCCAGCCTTCAGGGAGCTGA